The DNA sequence atattttccGTTTTTAAAGGTTTGTATAGGAAAGAGTGAAAACAAATGTTTCCTTTACAAATCTTtcacaacaaacaaaattattttcattatttcttttacaaCCTTTGActacaaaaaacaaacatatagtTCAAAACAAAGTAgcatttttaataattgaaatagaaaacattttcatgaaGTAAAAAAGCCATAATATTTCATGTCGTCAAGTTTAATGTTGCAGAGTCTCAGCCTTGAGTAGCAAACTTAGCAAGCACAAGATGATGGCCACAAAAGCTCATTACAAGAAACAAAAGTGAAGTTACTTTAACATCATAGAAACTTGATCCAGAACAAGTGCATTGTGTATGAGAAGACTTATACGTCTACAAACAAGAATACATACAAGTATACAGCCATCATGGAGTGAAGTATGCAACAGGAAGTTGAGAACATGAAGTCTGCTTGTCTTAGATTGCTattaattgatcaattaatTGGATATCAAATGAGAGGAAAAATAAGAAAGTGATATAGACATAAGTTTACTGCATGTgctgaaatgaaaataaaccCTTCCTTATTAAGCTCTCCTGCAATTAGTAGATTGAATTGCTAAACGGACATCAACCATGCTAACCTGGGCAGAAGAAAAGCTACCACAAGGTGGCCAGGTCCTGGTAAGATCACTGACATAACCATGTAACTCACATCCAATATCCATCAAAACAAGATCCCCTTGTTTAATCTGCCAAACAAGTAAAGATTAGAAACACGAAATTAAAGTTACTAGGAGATGgtatttattaaatgaatttacTCTCTGATCATTCCTAGAATAATGTATAATGCTTCCATTAGGTCCACCACCAACCACAGGATTGAATCTGatacagagaaaaaaaaggaaaggtTGTCATTAGTTATGGATGAAAGTGATCCTTAAACTTGAATTCCTTTTCTATTAATGaacttctttacttttatttttttgtggaAGCTTCTTAAATTATCAACAGCAATAGATGAAGTTTCAGACAAAAAAAACTCCTCACCCCATCCGCTGGGCACCTCTAATTTTGCATTCATATTCAACCTTCGCTGCTAGTGTACCTTCAAAAGGGTATGTCTTTGAGTGTAGCATTGTCAACAAAAGAGCCTGTTCAAAGACCACATGGATATCATTCTACATGTAGGACCAACTAATggtatcaccaaatgtgaatgCAACAGCCTCATTGGGAGTTTGGAATATTTAGTTACCAAATAGTTACAGTTGCACTAGAGATGAAAGTACCTGACAAGCAATGGATGCAGATTCCTTCATCAGCTTAAGCTCTGCTGGTGACTTTATCCATCGCAGTTGATGGGTATAAACAGCTAGATCCATTACATTGTTACAGTAAGCTAGTTTTTTGAATGCTTCAATTTCCATATATGCTGGAGTTACAGTCTGGACATTGTGGAACACTTTTGAGGATCCCTTTATCATATCGGGAAGGATCTGAATCAGtagtaaaaaatgttaaataaaaatcattataaataacAGTTGTAACAGTTTAACCTAGGAGATGACAATGCACTTTTATAATGGAAAGATGTGATAACATTGGCTTCAAGCTTCCAGCAAGCTAACCAATGGAAATATTTCAGTCGTAAGGACAAAATTGTTTACTATATAATTTCTAATGAAGTAAAAGCTTTTGATAGTCAATACCAGTAATTCACCTCATGCAATTTTCTCATTGGATATGCCTTATCAGCCTTGAATGTATCTAATGCTGCATCAACTCCTGCTATCTGCCCTTGCCAAATAACATCCTACAcaaatattaagtttttaagACTATGTTCACTTGAGATTAGGTAATTCTCTATAACAAAACTCCATAGAAGTCAGAACAAAAATCACACACataatgaccaaattgacatATAGTTAATCTaacatgaaaaaacaattgaaatcatagatttatattgataatcagatatttatataaaagaatatttttatacGAAAGTAAATAactgaattaaatttaaataaactgaCAGTGTAAAAGAAATTTACACTGTCATCAAATAACagattgttataaaataaaatagttgaaCTTTGTAATAACTACTTTAAAAGTCACAGATTTCTAATTGGTTAACTGTGTAAAATCATTACATTGAAAGTACATGAAGATTAAACCCATAACCAATTTATGTCAATTAATTACATCATCTTTACACTGGCATTGTATGCCTATTGCAAAACATAGTTCTATTTTCAAGAAGATATAATGTCAGACACACATAAGGCTTAGCTTCTGGCATGAACATGCATAAACCACAGTCGTGTCCCAAAATGGCCACACCACCAGGCTGTTGGCAGCCTGTGATATACAAGTAATCAGCATCTTGTCGAAATGTATAAGGCACAACATCTGTCATCATCTTGACTGGGGCTGCAGCGATGATTGCCAAACTCTTCTCTGGGAGAAGTTCCAACAACTTTTTTCTTCTTAGGATGTATTCCTCAGTAGATATGCCCGGTGTGAGTTCCCCATCTTTTAGTAGCTacaatgtaacataacataaaaaaatgctAAGTAGACTTAACAAACAAGCATTTTAGCTAAATGCTCTACACAATAGTGCCAAGCAAGGAAGCCCTACTTCAAAATAGTTGGCGTGCATGTGGCAAACACATGATAGACACTTGAAATATTTATGGTTACGTTTCACAATATCTTTTACTTCTGCTATTGAACttttaacaaacacaaatgGAAATACAATAAACCTGAGGATGAGATGCGGAGGTTGGCTGTCCAACATCAAACGCAACCCCGCCAGTGCAATAGGAACGAAAACCTACAACCTGCGAGCGAAACTTGCAAATGCTAAGTAGTCAGAGTAACccaaatgaattatttgaataatcCCTAGATTTAcccatacaaataataataaagaaaatagaacaAATGAGATCATCAATCATGCATAGCTTCCGGTGAGAAGAACCGGTTAAAGGCCGAGAGTATAAATTGTTAAAGTATTTGCAGAGCGAGAAGATTGAATTGACTTACAGAAAAGCAAGAGTTACAAGCATTTGATAAAATGGGTAACACAATttgaagaaacaaaacaaaattccCATGTTCGAAACCACAGTAGCATCAgaaaatcatttattaaaacataCTAAGCAGACAAACAGTTCGGGATGCTATGAATACGAAGTACGAGGTGGCAGAAAGCTATGAAAGAAGACATACTTGTCTGTGTGAAGTTATGCTGGTTAGTTTTCTTACGACGCGCTGCATCTTCTTTGTGTTCAATAATACACTACGGTGCAGAGGTTTAAAGGGTTTTAGAATGAGTTAATCCTCACAAGTTTGTACTGTCACTTCATTTGTCTCGCCGAATCGTTTTACtattgttactattattattattattattatattattattattattattattattattatgcccaatttattttccctctataaattatttttgccGTAAAACGTTGGAATGCCCTCTCTTTCGAATAACATTTGTACGgtcttttataattcaaaaatatatgctgggaaatatttaatattaatatttatatttatttgatacaaAAACAACACCAATAAACGATTTAGTATTACTGACTtcattgttatttaaaattttgattatagtttcttaaagaaaataatacgTGACCTCATTATGAGAACCAAAGATGGTTTCAACGATTTGTCTCATGAACATACTTACAATAGATAAATTcgaattacaaaattaatgcTTCAATTCTAATTGAGGCAACACTCAGTGCACAAATGCAGTACTGTACTCATCCATCATAGTAAAACAAGGCTGGGACATGGTACATTTCCCTCGCAGTCTAAATACTATCAAAATGTAATTACTAAATACTTCAAATGAAATATAACTGTTAAGATAACATCTAAGATCATTATTGAGAAAATCAACAAAACTTCCTTTTCCTATCAATGATGAAAAACCATTCCTATTAGGCACATGTTTTCGAGATGgcctaacattttcttttcacatgggGTTCAGTGGACAACACAAAATATAACCAAAAGACGCGTCCCATTTTGCTAGTTCCATTGCGGCAATCGCATAATAATTGAGTATAGTACAATTTTTTGTGGCCGTACATAGAAAGACAAGATATCAAACAACAACATAAATTTGAATGGCATCAAAAACTTGAGATCATTTTTGTTTGATCTCCTACAGAAAGCGATTAAGGAAATCCTTGATCTCATCAATGTAAGGGGACTTGGTAGGAATTATATGACCACTATCATGCTCAACAATCACAGAACAATCACCATCATATAGAGAAGCAAGTTCCTTGCTTGTTTGGTTAGCTATCTGTCTGTCTTTACCATGTTCATTACCAAAAATATGAAGAGAAGGACACTTGATAGGGCCAGACTCCATGGCCTTCATCCGGAGAGCAAAGCCAGAGCACAAGACTACAAATTTGAAGTCCATTTCACCTTTCAGCTCTTCTTGTAGTGCAGAGATCAAGGCAGCCATTGCTGCTCCCTGTGAAAATCCCAAGATTCCATCAAATGGTCCTTCCTGGGAAAACACATTCTTCAAGTGTGATAGTGAAATATCATATCCAACAGTTTGCTGCTGGTATTGAAGTGGATCAAATGGGCCATCTGCTACCTTCCAGTCAACACCACTGCTTCCATCAAAGTTGGGTGCCACAAACCATGCAAACTTCTTCTTGCAATTCTCCAATGGTGGTGGAGGACTAGATGGTAATGACGATGATGCACAATTTACATTGGGCTCAAACATGGGGGTTTGGTAAATGAATGGCAATTCATGGGGAGcatcaataaaaacaaattcagTGATTTTCTTTAGTTTCTTCGCCAGTGATGCTGTTCTGCCTTTGAAACTGGATGCATTCTGCCGAAACCCATGCAAGCACAAGATTCTCAGTTTTCTTGAGGTCCTTGGATCTGAACATTAACGTTAGGAATTGCACGGTTATAGTAAATTACTGAGGGCACTTAAATTGCCTgggtttcaaattttaaaaaaacttgaattTTTCAGTAGTCATTATAGTGACAATTGTAAAATTAAACACCGGTTAGTTAACAATTTTACAGAACGCAAGTGAACGTAAAGATTTGTCGAGCAATATGGATCACAGACCTTACCATCTCCCCTGGGCACTCGAGGTAAACATATAGTATCTGAAGAAAAGTTGTTGAACTCGACACCTGACAATGATGTTTTTGattctccattttcaattaACTGTGCTGACTCGGCCTTGCCCTGTTTCTGACATAGCTCACAAACATAGGCGGTAGATTCATTCTGGTGGAACACAACGATATCAgaagcaagaaaaaaataaagaacccAGCAATCAAATAGACAAAATACTAGACTCAAGAAAttaaagatggtggaaaaggaaTAAATTTTCTGGAGTACCAATTAAGAAATGTAGTTAATCCAAGATATAGGACACATGGCATAAGGACAAATGTTATTCAAATGCAAGCATGCTAGAAGCTGAATTTTGTGACCCAATGACCAAAGCAATAGCCAGGCTGGGGCCatacaaaaatcaattaaaacttGAACCTAATTTGGGAAATATCCAACCTTTTTACCAGTAACAAAGTTAAACTCTTGACCAACATCAAGTCATATTATCTGTATTACCCAGAACCAGTTACAAGTAAACCAGCACAAAAGCAACTCTAATGTTAGCTCTATTAGTACACAAAAATAATCAGAACCAATatcttattttgaatttcatggaCACTTCACAAACTAACATATATAACAGTTCTAAGTTCCCTAGACACAAGCAAACAGCATCATGATTGCGACTGCTAGATCAGGAGATATTaattacttccttttcttttcttttcttttactttttctccTTCCTAACTCCTTCAAGATGGttaaatttacaaaactgcaaacaaaaaatatgtaggcataaataatacaaattatcaGATCATACCTCGCAACTACGGCAAACCAAAACAAGCATTCTGCAATAAGCACACCGGCAGCGAGAAGTGTAATCATCAAATGAACATTGACACATAAGGCAGGTACCAATAACATTAGCATCTGAACTTCCAACTGATATCCTACAGTCAGaatgaataaaataagatttgtcTCATCCACTGTTGCAAAACTACCCCTATGATTTTGACCAGCTTTCAATATTACCCCCACTCTTTACTAGACACTAGCTGACTTTCAATAAATGAATATGTGTAATAAACGAAACCACCAATGCATTGGAAGCCACAAATGTTATCATCGGAAGACAAGAAAAGTGAACCTCCCCTCCCCCACCCCAAAAGTTAAAAGGCAAAGATATTAAACTGGAATTATCAGCATGTACAGCAAGTTATGTGAACAATACACCTGAGCAGTGAACGCATTAAACCATGATAGTTTGTCCAGTTTCTTTAAACTAAGATTTAAAAGCATAGGCAGTAATTTGGAAAGAATATACATGTGATTATGAAAGTAATATTGTGCATAGTAAAGCTTGCCCTCCATTCCATACACAATAGTGGAAATAGCACTTctagaaaaacaaattaatagaTTAAGTCATTCCATCAAATTTAACATAAGCACAGATTAAATACACTGGAAATTGAGAGGAATGAAGATAGGGGGGATTAATGGTGAtctgataaaaataagaattgtaGCATTGTGAGAGTGTGaggaagagagaaagaaaacaaaaactttaaaatcaaatttggaTGAAAAGCTTACAGCTAATGCTAAAactttaaaatcatataaaaaactGAGAAATGAGGGGGCAGAATCACCAAGTAACTCCTAGTTAAAacatgagaaaattaaaatcaaggaatagcataaaaacattatttgtaGAGAAGGACACAGTTCACAAATACAATCAAGCATcaagcttatatatatatataccgtGTATACTTgtaaaataatcatattttgtaGTATGAGATACATACACATATCCTGTTTGTTACATAGAGGTTAACTATATCTTCAATCCAAAAACAAAGACTAATGGTTATAGTGTAATGAAGCTTAAATTACATTTGCAGGTCATTGCCTTTATCactccaaaaacaaaaatatctacCACTATATCTCGTTACCAAACACAAACACTAACAACCAGAGAATTTAGCATAGTATCACTATTCCTATCACTACAAGATTACAAGATACTGGTGCAAATTCATGCCTGAAAAGGGGCATACCGGTGATCAAATACAAAATTCTTTCCTTTGAAAAAACCACCATCTGGGAATTGCTCCAAATACCGTTGTATGCCACCAAATAACTGCAATTAATACAAAATCATAAGAAATACTGCTAATCAGCATTAAGGCTATTCTTGATCATGTATGTAGCAACTTCTTATAAAAGGGTACTCCTCAACCACAATATTTCCACACCCCAAAGTAGGTATTCCATCACACACTAATACCAGGGACCTTTCTTATGACTAAATAGGCTCTTTTATAAGGCAATAAGTTGTGCCGATATGAACACCTTGTTAACATTATACATTTCCATTGCATAACAATCgagatttcttcttttattttcgaAAAGAGTGggtagaaaaaaagaaaattcaggATTTACCTGAAACACATTCTCAAAACCGGCACCTTTAGACTTAATATATGCTGATGCCATCTCACACCGAATTCCACCAGTACAATACCTGCAACCATTCGGTGGAACCACAGGATAAGTAGTTACTAGTTACTCGAGCACAAAAATGATCAGAACATGGAAACCCTACTGCCAAATCACTGATCATATAGGAAACACCAACAACCCTGTAGAATAGCACCGCGTATGGAAATTTTTGGATACAACACCCGTTACATGTCTGACACTCTTCAACCAtgtcacaattaaaaaatacttttttcagCTCAAAAGCCTTCACATGGCTTCAGGTAAAGAAAGTGAACCAACATGTAATCTTGGCTAAGCACTTACTAGACACTACTATCATAAGGAAAGgtaaacaaagaaattaaaggaaaacaagttatattacaaataatgcAGGACTCACTTTTGTAGGTTTGTGTCCTTAAGACTTAACTAGTTATTTAAACTATTAAGATATATGTTTCTTGTTTAGGAATTCTACTGAGAGCTGTTATTATAGGAAAACTATAGCAAGTTGCCTATATAGTataatacataaaatttaattttcaatagaGACTTTTGTCGTGTTGATTATATATATCAGCAATATCACCGTGTCTTACATTTTGGACATTAGTCTGACCTTGTGTACCGGGAGCTTCATAATCTATTATATCATACTTCATAATTAAAATCATCCTCAAAATGTCATAAAAGAAAACTTACATGAAgatattttttcctttcaaccGGTCACCATTATCATCTATCCACGAGGACAAGTCACTGTACTGCCTAACTTTTGGATCCAAAGTCTCAACATTTGGCACGTCAAACTTCCCAATCCTTGTTTCATACAGATTCCTTGCATCAAGTAAAACAAGGCCGTTTTCTGGACTCTCGTTGTCTACAAAACAATGGATTACACAAATGATGATACAAGACTCAAGTTCCAATACCAATTCCCCAAACATAACCGAATGCTGAAGATAGAGACAACAAAAGTGAGGAATAAACAAATTAACAGGGTAACATTAaactaaggaaaaaaaaaactgcataAATGAATGGTGTGAAGTTATAGAAACTTACTGGCATTGTGAAGGGAAGAATGGAAGTCAAGTGCAGATAGATGGCTTCCAGCATTGGAGATATCAGGCGCTTTTAACAGTGGATGAGAACTGAGAGTAACAAGTTCATCCACAATCCGAATAGAGAGAGAAGTGAAGCCACACTCTTGGGCAACTTTGTCGTTTAGTGGGTGATGACACGTGGCGAGCTTGAAATCGGTGCGGTGAAACAAGGAGTTGTAGGCTTTGAGGGCTTCGATGTGGGACTCGAGAGAGGACAAATTGCCACCAACCTGTGCGAAGAGAAATGAGTAGCGATAGGAATTGAAAGAtgaaatggaaagaaaaaaaaaatagcatttaTGATTACTAACAGTGACATTGACACCATGGGTTGAAAGGCGAACACGACCTCGTAGGTTGAGGGAGGTGCAGTTGGAGTGGTAGAAGGTGAGGAGGTGGTTGAGGTCTGAAATTTCAGCGTAATTGTAATAAAGGAGCACTCCGTACTGCTCTTTGTCTTTGTCTTCGGACATggtagggtttagggtttatgctCGCCGGTTCTGTCACAGAGGGTGCAGGGTTGCGCGATTTAACGGCGTACTTGGCTCCTCCGTTTGCCCCCAGATCcttttggtttttttatttttttatttattttttatgtttttcttatgtttgtgaaaaatataaatttataaaaaaaaattatgccagACAAAGTTACACCCTTAAATGTATTGAGAGGTCAAATGTTTAGTGACTATCTATTGAAGTtggaaaaaagttaaataaaaattaacgaTTACTTTGTTAAAAGAAAAGCAGATGTTAGAAGAGATATTcaagatttatttatattgaaaaaaagagaaaaaattatttttaaataaaaaagtggctatttttgttttccggcttatttcttttaatcatcataaatttttttagttaattctttttaatattaaaacttttaaaacgtcaaattaAGTAACAGTCTTGATATtgagtaattatttatttaacttgtgtgtaaaaaaaaattagtgcaattttaaaatgtattttatacaaaattaaaatcataattaaatgttatatataaaccatatttttgttctcaattttattctttaataagtAACTgtttttttagaattaaattaattactttattatttgtattgtaagtaactattttaataaatttaattgtttcattaatttaattttttaaaattaattcttttaaattaaaataattatttttaataaaaatattattcacaaaaataaataaataattatttatagtaaaatttaaaaaattatttatatattaatttttataattttaccctttaattaagttttatttcaagttaaaataattacattttttttattccttaaatgagcgttatttaattttaattttaatttatctttttgatAGTCAccttttaaattcaaataattaattataataaaaatatacaaattaattattttataattatttgtaataaaaatattttatagtataattaattttgttataataaaaaaaactaattatctatacatttattaatattacattattatatcaaatttaacttatagtttaataaaaatttggtGGAATAAAGAGGATATTATGTacacatatttttttcaatatatagtttaattcaaattttattgttcTAGTCATCTTCTCctaaatagtttatatttatatatagtagTGGATCTACGTGCACAATGGGGTGTGGGAGCGCACCACATTGTTTTGTTACAATTGTTATCAATATCTGAAATCCGTTACAATTGTTATCAATATCTGATACtcccttaatttttttatttttatgtgaaatgGTTGTTgaattcaaaaccaaaataatttataattactttactGACTTAATGTCTCAAATATGAGGTTGTTGAATCTCAagttcttaataaatttttcttacaTTGAAGTTTTTCCGTATTAAGACGAATTTTGCATTAATTGTCCAAAACTAAAGTTGTGTTACTATGACACGATTTTATTTAAGTAGATCTTTAACTTCATTGAAGTTATATCAAAATGAGATTACTTCACCTTTGTACTAAAGTATTACCATTTTAgcataattttaactaattttaattgaaatcttatAATTGTATACAACTTCTTTATAATGAAGTTATACCATATTATTACGACTTTTATTGTGTAggaatttcttttaaaattacaccatttttagaattttatatttaaattacatcaaaaatataaaaacccGTTATTTGTCACTTGATTGTGATCATTTTGTTGGGCATGCtcctaataaaattttaaggtaaaaatacctttttggtcacaattttcgtcaagtttggTTAAATCgatcctaattttgtttttgtgtttaaatagatcataattttcgtcaattttgttcaattaacaccgtttaaatcattaacagtcGTGAACCGTAACTGTcatcaatttggtccatatatttgttatttttgttcaatttagtcctaattttggttaaaattgaTTAGTTTTGTATGTCTAGAaaatgagaccaaatttaatttttatataaaaatgataatgatgtgaattttaatatattatataaaaatatttatttaaaaatgtgaattttaatataaaaataaaatttggtttcaatttggagagagacaaaattggttcatgttaacaaaaattaagactaaattgaacaaaaattacGAATATAAAGAccgaattaaatataaaatattgattatgaCACATGGCACGCTACTAgattgacatgtggacatttaaaaacaaattaaataaatcatgaagtgacacgtgataGTCATTGTTgccattaataatttaaacagtgttagaaaaaataaaatagatgaaaattaggacttatttgaatataaaaacaaaattaggattgatttgacaaaacttaagatagaaaatatattttaaccttaaattaattaattatatttattttttattttaatattacttttagttttttatttttaaaataaattcatcaataaataacaatagtaaaattaatgtattatataaaattttagatataaaaataatataaacatattataGTTACTAGCGGACACACCGGCGCTGTCACGCCTGTGTattcgcattttttaatttttaagaaatttaagataataacaaatatataatttttaaaatagttgttaaataaaaaattaaaagaaaaagatatgtaaaaagaaaatttaaataatgatttaagacaaaagagatttgtagaaaaatgattaaaagtaaattatttataaaataatgaatttttaaaataattaatttttaaaataactaaggtaaaacgggtattatgaaatgtggacagaAAAAGAGGAATCtccttttataaaataattaatttttaaaataactaaggatAAAACgagtattatgaaatgtggacacaaaaagaaatTCCCTTTATTGTTATAGAATAGATATATAGATACAATTGGTTATGTAAGAATTTTGTCTTTcatgttattttagtttaatatatttttaattgttttcttaatatatatatatatattatttattttcatagttTTTCATCATCCAATTAACTATACTTTTTAAAAGCAGTTACAAAGTATTATTCCACCGGAAGCTAGCGGCGGGATTGAAAaacaaacttttttaaattcaaaattctcCCGCTTCAACCAAGAAAAACAATGTAGAGTGCTAATTATTTTTGTCGTACTAGGTGTTGTTAACCTTGATTTGATGGGAACGTTGTTGGATGTTTGTTACAATGTTACTGTCTCACAACACCTTGCATTTGTTGAACCGCAATTTATGCCCGAAACCCATACCCTTGTAGGTCCTACTCCCACTCATGAAAATTACTTGACTAGACCATTTTCAGAATGCATCTCTCAAATTCACcttcaaaatttatcataacaattatttataacttttaccTATCAGTGTTTACCATGATCAATATTTGGAATCAATAAATACCCACTCTCCTTCACAACCCTTTTCACAAGCAGGTGAGAGGGATTCAACATTTGGTTGGACTATGTGGGAGCTCTCGATGGTGTCGTCCTGGCCGGGAACATTGGCATCGTACATAACTCCTCGTTGGTCGCCGGCGAGGTTGCTGAGGTGGTCGGGGATGATGAGCGTGTCAATTGTGGACGAAGTCGTGTGGAGAGTGGTGACCGCGTTTGAATCGGTGGCTCTCGTTTCCATGCTCTGCTTCTTTTTCTTGTTCTGTGGCTGCACCATTTGATCTCAACTCTCAACCCTTAGGCCTCGatctttctttctcattttcaatttaGCACTAGCTCTCACTTTATggtttttagaaatttttgtaatggaaaatttgttcttttttaaaaGTAGAAATGCACTGAACTAGGTTGAAGTTTTGTCTACTGTTGTGTGTATTGTTTGTTCTCAGACTTCTTGAACTATGTGTATAACAACAGTAAAGGAGAAAATTAATGGCGTTTTATTTGTGCTGATCCTCTGAATCTGGTAacacttccatttttttttgttgacgGAGGAAACTATGTTGTGTTCTGAACTGAAGGCGCGTGTTGTTCGGCTcgttgtttaaattatttttttaataaataataaaagataacaaaaatatgTAAGTTCTGgttcatttaatattaaagtGTAAGAAAATGTGACTTTTATGCTTCTTTAAATAGTACATACTTTTTATTTGCGGTTTAC is a window from the Vigna unguiculata cultivar IT97K-499-35 chromosome 7, ASM411807v1, whole genome shotgun sequence genome containing:
- the LOC114191330 gene encoding uncharacterized protein LOC114191330; protein product: LPISVYHDQYLESINTHSPSQPFSQAGERDSTFGWTMWELSMVSSWPGTLASYITPRWSPARLLRWSGMMSVSIVDEVVWRVVTAFESVALVSMLCFFFLFCGCTI
- the LOC114190679 gene encoding rhodanese-like domain-containing protein 6 isoform X2, which translates into the protein MSEDKDKEQYGVLLYYNYAEISDLNHLLTFYHSNCTSLNLRGRVRLSTHGVNVTVGGNLSSLESHIEALKAYNSLFHRTDFKLATCHHPLNDKVAQECGFTSLSIRIVDELVTLSSHPLLKAPDISNAGSHLSALDFHSSLHNANNESPENGLVLLDARNLYETRIGKFDVPNVETLDPKVRQYSDLSSWIDDNGDRLKGKNIFMYCTGGIRCEMASAYIKSKGAGFENVFQLFGGIQRYLEQFPDGGFFKGKNFVFDHRISVGSSDANVIGTCLMCQCSFDDYTSRCRCAYCRMLVLVCRSCENESTAYVCELCQKQGKAESAQLIENGESKTSLSGVEFNNFSSDTICLPRVPRGDGKNASSFKGRTASLAKKLKKITEFVFIDAPHELPFIYQTPMFEPNVNCASSSLPSSPPPPLENCKKKFAWFVAPNFDGSSGVDWKVADGPFDPLQYQQQTVGYDISLSHLKNVFSQEGPFDGILGFSQGAAMAALISALQEELKGEMDFKFVVLCSGFALRMKAMESGPIKCPSLHIFGNEHGKDRQIANQTSKELASLYDGDCSVIVEHDSGHIIPTKSPYIDEIKDFLNRFL
- the LOC114190679 gene encoding rhodanese-like domain-containing protein 6 isoform X1, which gives rise to MSEDKDKEQYGVLLYYNYAEISDLNHLLTFYHSNCTSLNLRGRVRLSTHGVNVTVGGNLSSLESHIEALKAYNSLFHRTDFKLATCHHPLNDKVAQECGFTSLSIRIVDELVTLSSHPLLKAPDISNAGSHLSALDFHSSLHNANNESPENGLVLLDARNLYETRIGKFDVPNVETLDPKVRQYSDLSSWIDDNGDRLKGKNIFMYCTGGIRCEMASAYIKSKGAGFENVFQLFGGIQRYLEQFPDGGFFKGKNFVFDHRISVGSSDANVIGTCLMCQCSFDDYTSRCRCAYCRMLVLVCRSCENESTAYVCELCQKQGKAESAQLIENGESKTSLSGVEFNNFSSDTICLPRVPRGDDPRTSRKLRILCLHGFRQNASSFKGRTASLAKKLKKITEFVFIDAPHELPFIYQTPMFEPNVNCASSSLPSSPPPPLENCKKKFAWFVAPNFDGSSGVDWKVADGPFDPLQYQQQTVGYDISLSHLKNVFSQEGPFDGILGFSQGAAMAALISALQEELKGEMDFKFVVLCSGFALRMKAMESGPIKCPSLHIFGNEHGKDRQIANQTSKELASLYDGDCSVIVEHDSGHIIPTKSPYIDEIKDFLNRFL